From a region of the Leishmania braziliensis MHOM/BR/75/M2904 complete genome, chromosome 2 genome:
- a CDS encoding putative glycerate kinase: MNHPSRQSDVNASDAAAHLDNSGGPSSIDPSFIATAAASPAVACAIASPAPGGLAQRTREVHLPAPHPRRSVQPPLRRPGLLVATPRPGEHEHHRRRHSDGASPLRVLCACDTFKGTLSSDKVGEAVEKGYWQAWAKTHGSATAQSHALPAVTAPVEEVSTLSPTSPPLHLVAPPLATSLLPAQPPSALPADAVRFLHLPMSDGGAGLLDSVTYSLTHACRMGATELGSSSSDNALRLQRVYVPASVPIIGPLGTAITTDSSAAGGAAGASHGVSFACDVERRVLVLEMAEAAGLPRIARAQDRHPGRTTSYGVGELIRYALVYMAKAAHAHAEAQAAPKMASPESEEGGCGGVRLFLGIGGSSTNDGGLGALQALGLEIFVDAAHARATDGGNVGTQCVCAAATSAAADEQAAPCHADDGTDVRLARPFRGEDLAHVTRVRISAEMRCIFPYLPEAAMSPTATGAKRGAAQAVPPANSSPAPPRACYVAEVCLICDVDNALVGPRGATHTFGPQKCAPRHAPLPHSLFATAAGTPPAGSHAGSSAEAEAPQNAVGGAITSVAHHQQHQQQQQQQLLDSLEAGMRHAATRVVASLWRHLAAAADADVEGSGAEAAVLADLLYSPGGGGAGGMSGFFRYVLQACYVPGADVVGGLLGLYETPRVAQLLGSGASSPSRRGVVAEVEKRGGQRGDDVFPVPAEMPAAMTWQPTGLSLRRPRGSLFYTCDVLVSGEGSFDDQTILSHKTVGRLLEMCTVANAYRLWHHYCDDAGEGEAAWSEQRGCRCITDVVVVCGRCGFDDYTHLQSSVLQAVCRTLLLPSTSKDCAAAVAAASPSMRMFHDVAGANADAARLHVYLQGVRQSSTFRRACGESSHAPEDSWSAEHLLSNYCVPRVTVLPLTPMLFPVPTAMQQPYKCIISAVAQLLEESVRRLRSAQAVSMLACGSHDQSSL, translated from the coding sequence ATGAACCACCCCAGTAGGCAGAGCGACGTCAACGccagcgatgcagcagccCACCTCGACAACTCTGGAGGTCCGTCCTCGATAGATCCGTCGTTTAtcgccactgcggctgcgtcgccTGCTGTCGCTTGTGCCATCGCCTCGCCAGCCCCAGGAGGGCTTGCACAGAGGACTCGCGAAGTGCACCTGCCCGCGCCGCACCCGCGTCGTTCAGTGCAACCGCCGCTTCGAAGACCAGGGCTTCTGGTCGCGACACCACGTCCTGGAGAGCAtgagcaccaccgtcgccgccacagTGACGGTGCCTCTCCACTGCGCGTGCTGTGCGCCTGCGACACCTTCAAGGGCACCCTCTCCTCGGATAAAGTTggcgaggcggtggagaaggGATACTGGCAGGCGTGGGCCAAGACGCACGGCTCCGCAACAGCGCAATCCCACGCGCTTCCAGCAGTCACGGCACCGGTGGAGGAGGTATCGACGTTATCGCCTACGTCTCCACCACTGCATCTGGTGGCACCGCCGCTAGCCACAAGCTTACTTCCTGCGCAGCCCCCTTCCGCCCTTCCGGCAGACGCGGTGCGGTTCCTACACCTACCAATgagcgacggcggtgccggcCTGCTGGACAGCGTTACCTACTCCCTAACGCACGCGTGCAGGATGGGGGCCACCGAACTGGGTTCCTCGTCCTCGGACAACGCGTTGCGCCTGcagcgtgtgtacgtgccgGCGTCCGTCCCAATCATAGGCCCCCTCGGCACTGCGATCACGACGGACAGCAGTGCCGCAGGAGGCGCCGCAGGAGCTTCTCACGGGGTGTCCTTTGCCTGTGACGTGGAGAGACGGGTGCTTGTTCTCGAGATGGCAGAGGCGGCTGGGCTGCCGCGCATCGCGCGTGCACAAGACCGGCACCCAGGTCGCACGACAAGCTACGGCGTAGGTGAGCTTATCCGCTACGCGCTGGTCTACATGGCTAAGGCTGCTCATGCACACGCGGAGGCCCAAGCGGCCCCGAAAATGGCTTCCCCcgagagcgaggaggggggatgtGGGGgtgtgcgcctcttcctGGGCATCGGCGGCAGTTCCACCAACGACGGGGGTCTTGGCGCGCTGCAAGCGCTTGGGCTGGAGATCTTTGTGGACGCCGCGCACGCCCGCGCGACGGACGGCGGTAACGTCGGCAcccagtgcgtgtgcgcagcagcaacatcagcagcggctgatGAGCAGGCAGCTCCGTGCCATGCTGACGATGGCACGGATGTGCGCCTCGCGAGACCCTTCCGTGGCGAGGACTTGGCCCACGTCACCCGCGTCCGCATCAGCGCAGAGATGCGTTGCATTTTCCCCTACTTGCCTGAGGCAGCGATGTCACCGACTGCGACGGGCGCGaagcgcggtgctgcgcaagccGTACCACCGGCGAATTCttcaccggcgccgccgcgcgcgtgctACGTTGCGGAGGTGTGTTTGATCTGCGACGTGGACAACGCGCTTGTTGGCCCACGCGGGGCGACGCACACTTTTGGGCCGCAGAAGtgtgcgccgcgccacgcgccgctgcctcatTCGTTGTTTGCCACAGCTGCCGGCACCCCTCCTGCTGGATCGCACGCGGGTAGTAGTGCAGAGGCCGAAGCTCCCCAGAATGCGGTGGGCGGCGCCATCACTTCTGTCGCGCATCatcagcagcatcagcagcagcagcagcagcaactgctGGACTCGCTGGAGGCAGGAATGCGACACGCTGCCACACGCGTCGTGGCGAGTTTGTGGCGGcaccttgctgctgctgctgatgcggaTGTGGAGGGCAGCggagcagaggcggcggtgctggcggaTCTGCTATACAGTccaggtggtggtggtgcgggggGCATGAGTGGGTTCTTCCGCTATGTACTGCAGGCGTGCTATGTACCTGGGGCGGACGTGGTTGGGGGTCTTCTCGGCCTGTATGAAACCCCGAgagtcgcgcagctgctgggaAGCGGGGCCAGCAGCCCATCAAGGCGTGGTGTGGTAgccgaggtggagaagcGAGGCGGACAACGGGGCGATGACGTGTTTCCGGTGCCGGCAGAAATGCCTGCGGCCATGACGTGGCAGCCAACGGGGTTATCACTGCGGCGCCCGCGCGGGTCTCTTTTCTACACGTGCGACGTCCTCGTGTCAGGCGAGGGCTCCTTCGACGATCAGACAATTTTGTCGCACAAGACGGTGGGCCGGCTGCTGGAGATGTGCACTGTAGCCAACGCATACCGCTTGTGGCACCACTACTGCGACGACGcgggggagggcgaggcgGCCTGGAGCGAGCAGcgcggctgtcgctgcaTCACCGATGTGGTTGTCGTGtgtggccgctgcggcttTGACGACTACACGCACCTTCAGTCCTCTGTGCTGCAAGCCGTGTGCAGAACTCTACTCCTGCCCAGCACTTCGAAAGACTGTGCGgcagctgttgctgcagcttctccttcGATGCGAATGTTTCATGACGTAGCCGGCGCCAACGCGGATGCCGCGCGTCTGCACGTGTACTTGCAGGGTGTGAGGCAGTCATCTACGTTCcggcgtgcgtgcggcgaGTCCTCTCACGCTCCGGAGGACTCGTGGAGCGCCGAGCACCTTCTCTCGAACTACTGTGTGCCGCGtgtgacggtgctgccgctcacACCGATGCTGTTCCCTGTGCCTACAGCAATGCAGCAGCCGTACAAGTGCATCATttcagcagtggcgcagtTACTGGAAGAGTCAGTGAGGCGCCTGAGAAGCGCGCAAGCGGTGAGCATGTTGGCGTGTGGAAGTCATGACCAGAGCTCTCTCTAG